Sequence from the Egibacter rhizosphaerae genome:
GGATCGGTTCGGCAGACGACGAGATGAGGAGGCGCTGATGTCCGCGGAGATTCCGGCCGGTTGGTACCCGGACCCGGGTGGATCTGGGGGTGTGCGGTGGTGGGACGGCTCGCACTGGACCGATGAGGTGCGCGCCGAGGAGGCCCGGGACACCTCCGCGGGCGCAGGGGATCACCCGGCTGACCCGGCGGTCGGGGGCGGACCCGGGCAGCCCGCGGTCACGGCGGCACCGCCCCTCACGGGGCAGCTGTCGACGACCGCGAAACTGCTCGTCGTGCTGCTGGCCGCGCCGTTCGTCCTCGAACTGCTCGGCACCGTCGCCGCTCTGCTGTTCTTCCCCGGTGTCGCCGACATCGGCGGGTTCGGCGATCTCGCGGGGGCAATCGCGCCGTGGCTCGGCCTCGGGGTGGTGACGGGCCTGCTGGGAGTCGCGAGCACGGTCGTGTTCATCGTCTGGTTCTGGCAGGTGTACTCGAACGTGTCGCGACTCAGCCACGTCCGCTCGCGTCTGGGGACGGGCTGGGCCGTGGGCACGTGGTTCGTGCCGGTGCTGAACCTCATCCGCCCCTACTCGATGGCCTGGGAGGCCTACACCGCGGGCATCCCCGACGACCACATCCGCTTCCGCGACCGCGAGTGGCGTCGACGCCAGCGGCCCGCGGGATGGCTGATCCCGGCGTGGTGGGCCGCGGCGCTCGCCTACACGGCCAGCACGTTCGAGTTCCAGGCGAACTGGGGCGGCGATGGGGTCGACTTCTTCTTCCCGTGGTGGGTGACGCTACCGGCCCAGGCGGCGGCAACCGTGCTCGCGATCGCGGTCGTGGCGCTCATCACGCGCCGCCAGCTCGCGCGCGTGGGCCTCGAGTGGACGTGGCGACCCGGGGGGACGCGATGAGCGGTGAGCCACCGAGCCCCCCGCACCCGTCTTCCGGGCCACCCGCCAGCGGCTGGTATCCCGACCCGGAGGGCTCCGGCGGGCTGCGCTACTGGGACGGGGCCCAGTGGACGACCCGGACGGTCGACGCGGCACGAGCCGGTTCCGGCGACGCGAATCGCAGCCGCACGTGGCTCTGGGTGACGGTCATCGTCTGCGTGACCCTGCTGGCGCTCGGCGGCCTCGCCGCGTGGACGTTCACGACCGTTTTCGGGGTGTTCGACGACGCGTTCTCCGACTTCCCCGGGTTCGACGATCTTGGCATCGGGGCGCTCGAGGCGGCCGGAACGACTGCCGAGTTGCTCGCGGCCGGCGACGAGGGCGGGCTGGAGGCCCTCTGGTGCGAACCGCCCGACGCGGCGCGCGACTCCGCCGAGGTGTGGCGGGACCTGGAGGCGGTCGAAGCGCGGCTCGGGGAGCTCCGCGACGCCGAGGCGCGGTCCTCACGCGGATCGTCGCCCGTCGGGCACGCGACGCTCGTCACCGAGCATCCCGAGGGCGAGCAGGCGTGGCGGGCCCAACTCCGCGAACAGGACGAGTCGTGGCGCGTGTGCGACCTCACGCCCGACGACGACGCGACACCGCAGGACCTCGACGAGGAGGTCTGACGGCAAGACCCACCCGTGACCGAAAGGAGGGGCCATGCATACCCGACACCATCCCGCCCGTGCGCGCGGCGCGGTGATAGCCATCCTCGTCCTCGCGTTCACCGCGTTGCTCGCCGGCGTGGCTCACGCGGACGAGGACGCCGACGTCTGGCGCATGGAGGGGGACGATCGGTTCGGCACCGCGGTGGCCGTGTCCGAGCAGCAGCCCTACTACCAGTTCCCCGAGGACATCATCGTCGCGACGGGCATGAACTACCCGGATGCGCTCGCCGCCGGACCCGCGGCGCACCAGCCCGGAGCGGGTCGGGGCAGCATCCTGTTGACCGCTCGCAACGTGTTGCCGTCGGTGACCGAGGATCGGATCGGGGACATCCTGCCCGACACGATCTACCTCGTGGGCGGCACCGCGGCGGTCTCGCGAGAGGTCGAGGCCGAGCTCTACCGCCTGGCCAACGACGTCGAGCGGATCGCCGGGCCGACCCGGTTCCACACGGCCGCGGAAGTGTCGCGCACGTTCTTCAGCGGCACCGGCGGTGACGTCGTCGTCGCGACCGGCACGGATTACCCGGACGCCCTGTCGGGCACGCCGCTCGCTCGGGCGGCGGGCGGCCCGGCCCTCCTCACCGCGCGCGACCACCTGCCGAGCCCGACCGAGGACGAGCTGTCGCGGCTCTCGCCGGACCGAGTGTTCGTGATCGGTGGAACGGCTGCCATCTCCGACTCGGTCATCTCCGAGATTCGTTCCACCACCTCCGCGGAAGTGTTCCGGATCGCGGGCGCGAACCGCTACGATACCTCCGCGCGGGTCGCTGAGCTCATCAGCGGTCGGCAGGCGTTCGTCGCCACTGGCGAGGACTACCCGGACGCCCTGACCGGGGGCGCGCTGGCCGGGTACGGGGGCGACCCCGTCATGCTCGTCGCCCAGGACCACGCACCCGAGCCCGTCCTGGAGCAGCTGCGGGAGCGCGAAGCGGAGGAGATCATCGTTCTCGGCGGCACCTCGGCCGTCTCGAGCTCGACCGAGGAGGAGCTGCGCTACTACGAGCAGGGTGGCGGCAACGGCAACGGCAACGGTCCGTGTCCCCCCGAACCTGGCTCCCCCTGCTGAGCCGTGGGGCTGGTTGGTTCGGGGTGCGCGATGGGCCACTGGACCCGTCCGCCGGGGTGGGGCATGCTCCGATGGGGACGGCCACGATGCTCGGGGGTCAGGGGGACCGCAACCACCATCGGCCGGTCCTGGCCGCGCGAGTGGAGGAGGCCGCCCCGTGCTCGGCGCCAAACCGGGTCACCGCTGGGCCGCGTTCCGTCGCGGCGACGTCCTCACCATCACCGCCGCCACCGTCGTTGCCCTCGGGCTGCTCGTTGTGCTCCGGCTCTGGCCCGTCCTCGACGTTCGGTGGGAGAACCACCCCGCGCACTTCTGGCTGGTGCTGGCCGCGTCAGCGGTCGCCACCACCCTCGGCCTCGCCATGGTCGGGGCCGCACGCCGGCGTCAGGATGCGCGCCTGTTCGTGGTCTCGCTGGCGTTCCTTGCCGGTGCGGGTTTCCTGGGCCTGCACGCACTGGCCACGCCAGGTGTTCTGCTCGGCCCCAACGCTGGCTTCGAGCTGGCGACACCGGTCGGCCTCACCATCGGTGGCGTGCTCGTGGCCATGTCCGCCATTGAGTTCCGACCGTCGACCGCGCGACGCATCACGAGATGGTCGGGGTGGCTGTTGGGTGTCCTCGTGGCCGTCATGATCGTGTGGGCGGGGTTCTCCCTCGCGGGCCTCCCCCCGTTGCACGATCCGGTGCCCGAGGAGGCCCTTCAGGGATGGCAACTCGTTCTGGCCGGTGTCGGGGTTCTGGGGTACGGCGCGGGTTCGATCGGCTACCTGCGGCTGCACCGGCGTCGCGGCGCGCGCGTGGTCCTCGCGATCGCCACGGGGTTCGCGCTCCTCGCTGCCGCGATGATCGTGATCGCGTTCGCCGCGAACTGGCAGCTGTCCTGGTGGGAGTGGCACGTGCTCATGCTCGCCGCGTTCGGCCTGATCGCCGCCGCGGCCCGCCGGGAGTGGCACGAGGAGCGCTTCAGTGCGCTGTATCTCGAGCGCACCCTGCAACACACGCAGGAGGCCAGCGTCCTGTTCGCCGACCTCGCGGGCTTCACCACGTTCGCCGAGCGCAGCGAGCCCCGGGCGGTCCAAGCGATGCTGAACACGTACTTCGCCCGGCTCGTGCCGCTCATGGCTGAGCTGGGTGGCGAGGTGCACCAGCTCATCGGTGACGCCGTCATGGTGGTGTTCAACAAGAACGGCGATCAACCGCGCCATGCGCTGCTCGCCGCGCGTGCGGCGCTCGCGTTCCAGACGGCGGCCGAGGAGATCGCCGAGGCCCGTCCGGACTGGCCGCGGTTCCGTGTCGGCGTGAACACCGGTGAGGTGGCTGCCGGTGTGCTCGGGGAACGGGGCCACCGCAAACACGACGTCATCGGCGACACGGTCAATCTCGCAGCGCGGCTCGAGGGGCAGGCTCCCATCGGCGGGGTCCTGATCGGAGAGGGGACCCGAGCCCGGCTGCCGGCCGAGGCTCGCGTCGAGGCGCTGGCGCCACTGGTGCTCAAGGGGAAGGCCGAGCCCGTGACGGCGTACCTGCTCCACGATCTCGGCACGCCCGACCCGCGGCCCGAGGAGACGAGTCGGTGACCCGCGCTTCGGCATCGCTGCCGACCCCAGCCGTCGCGGATCGGCCGTGAGCCCCGGGGCGACCGAGTCCGCGCATCACGGCATCGCCTGGGGCTCCCCCGCGGCCCGATGGGTGCTCGCGGCCACGGTAACCGGCAGTGGGCTCGCCCTGCTTGACGCGACCACCGTGAGCGTCGCCCTGCCGTCGATCGGCCGTCAGCTCGGCGCGACGGTCGGTGGCTTGCAGTGGACGGTGAGCGCCTACACGCTCACGCTCGCCTCGTTGATCCTCCTCGCGGGGTCCCTGGCGGATCGCTTCGGCCGTCGCCGCGTCTTCGTGATCGGCATCGTCTGGTTCGGGGCGGCCTCGGCGTTGTCGGCCCGGGCCCCGACCCTCGAAACGCTGGTCGCCGCGCGTGCCCTGCAAGGCGTTGGCGGCGCGCTCCTGACGCCGGGGAGCCTCGC
This genomic interval carries:
- a CDS encoding DUF4328 domain-containing protein; the encoded protein is MSAEIPAGWYPDPGGSGGVRWWDGSHWTDEVRAEEARDTSAGAGDHPADPAVGGGPGQPAVTAAPPLTGQLSTTAKLLVVLLAAPFVLELLGTVAALLFFPGVADIGGFGDLAGAIAPWLGLGVVTGLLGVASTVVFIVWFWQVYSNVSRLSHVRSRLGTGWAVGTWFVPVLNLIRPYSMAWEAYTAGIPDDHIRFRDREWRRRQRPAGWLIPAWWAAALAYTASTFEFQANWGGDGVDFFFPWWVTLPAQAAATVLAIAVVALITRRQLARVGLEWTWRPGGTR
- a CDS encoding DUF2510 domain-containing protein; translation: MSGEPPSPPHPSSGPPASGWYPDPEGSGGLRYWDGAQWTTRTVDAARAGSGDANRSRTWLWVTVIVCVTLLALGGLAAWTFTTVFGVFDDAFSDFPGFDDLGIGALEAAGTTAELLAAGDEGGLEALWCEPPDAARDSAEVWRDLEAVEARLGELRDAEARSSRGSSPVGHATLVTEHPEGEQAWRAQLREQDESWRVCDLTPDDDATPQDLDEEV
- a CDS encoding cell wall-binding repeat-containing protein; its protein translation is MHTRHHPARARGAVIAILVLAFTALLAGVAHADEDADVWRMEGDDRFGTAVAVSEQQPYYQFPEDIIVATGMNYPDALAAGPAAHQPGAGRGSILLTARNVLPSVTEDRIGDILPDTIYLVGGTAAVSREVEAELYRLANDVERIAGPTRFHTAAEVSRTFFSGTGGDVVVATGTDYPDALSGTPLARAAGGPALLTARDHLPSPTEDELSRLSPDRVFVIGGTAAISDSVISEIRSTTSAEVFRIAGANRYDTSARVAELISGRQAFVATGEDYPDALTGGALAGYGGDPVMLVAQDHAPEPVLEQLREREAEEIIVLGGTSAVSSSTEEELRYYEQGGGNGNGNGPCPPEPGSPC
- a CDS encoding adenylate/guanylate cyclase domain-containing protein; its protein translation is MLGAKPGHRWAAFRRGDVLTITAATVVALGLLVVLRLWPVLDVRWENHPAHFWLVLAASAVATTLGLAMVGAARRRQDARLFVVSLAFLAGAGFLGLHALATPGVLLGPNAGFELATPVGLTIGGVLVAMSAIEFRPSTARRITRWSGWLLGVLVAVMIVWAGFSLAGLPPLHDPVPEEALQGWQLVLAGVGVLGYGAGSIGYLRLHRRRGARVVLAIATGFALLAAAMIVIAFAANWQLSWWEWHVLMLAAFGLIAAAARREWHEERFSALYLERTLQHTQEASVLFADLAGFTTFAERSEPRAVQAMLNTYFARLVPLMAELGGEVHQLIGDAVMVVFNKNGDQPRHALLAARAALAFQTAAEEIAEARPDWPRFRVGVNTGEVAAGVLGERGHRKHDVIGDTVNLAARLEGQAPIGGVLIGEGTRARLPAEARVEALAPLVLKGKAEPVTAYLLHDLGTPDPRPEETSR